From Enterococcus wangshanyuanii, the proteins below share one genomic window:
- a CDS encoding glycoside hydrolase family 1 protein, with amino-acid sequence MEHKQLDQFPTNFLWGSASAAYQVEGAWQEDGKGVSVWDEFVRIPGKTFKGTNGDVAVDHYHRYKEDVALMKEQGLKAYRFSVAWTRIFPNGRGEINQKGLQFYIDLVDELIDNQIEPVLTLYHWDLPQALQDEYQGWESRKIVEDFTNYAATLFEALRGKVKYWVSLNEQNIFISHGYLMASHPPAVSDPKRMYQANHYANLANAAVIKKFHEMDMPGQIGPSFAYGPNYALDSDPKNVLAAEDAEDLNAHFWMDVYLFGKYPIAAMKMLKEQGLAPTMEAGDEELLAAGKPDFLGINYYQTNTVVFNPLDGVGMGKMNTTGEKGSTEESGLPGVFKRVENPFVERTNWDWEIDPEGLRIGLRRIASRYRIPVLITENGLGEYDKLTEDKEIHDDYRIDYLNSHVHAIKEAITDGVEVLGYCTWSYTDLLSWLNGYQKRYGFVYVEQDENQNGTLNRYKKDSFYWYQKVISENGANV; translated from the coding sequence ATGGAACATAAACAACTGGATCAGTTTCCAACGAATTTTTTATGGGGATCAGCTTCTGCTGCTTATCAAGTAGAAGGTGCTTGGCAAGAAGACGGCAAAGGTGTTTCTGTCTGGGATGAGTTTGTACGGATTCCTGGAAAAACGTTTAAAGGAACCAATGGTGATGTAGCTGTCGATCATTATCATCGCTACAAAGAAGATGTTGCTTTGATGAAAGAACAAGGCTTGAAAGCCTATCGCTTTTCAGTTGCTTGGACACGGATTTTTCCAAACGGACGCGGTGAGATCAACCAGAAAGGGCTGCAGTTTTATATCGATTTAGTCGATGAACTGATCGATAATCAAATCGAACCGGTATTGACTTTGTATCATTGGGACTTGCCTCAAGCACTTCAAGATGAGTATCAAGGCTGGGAATCAAGAAAAATCGTAGAAGACTTTACGAATTATGCAGCGACTTTGTTTGAAGCATTACGCGGGAAAGTAAAATACTGGGTCAGTTTAAATGAGCAAAATATTTTTATCAGCCATGGCTATTTAATGGCGTCACATCCGCCAGCAGTCAGTGATCCAAAACGGATGTATCAAGCCAACCACTATGCGAACCTTGCCAATGCTGCGGTCATCAAAAAGTTCCATGAGATGGATATGCCGGGACAAATCGGTCCAAGTTTTGCTTATGGTCCAAACTATGCTCTAGATAGCGATCCTAAAAATGTGTTGGCCGCTGAAGATGCAGAAGATTTAAATGCTCATTTTTGGATGGATGTTTACTTATTCGGAAAATATCCGATCGCTGCAATGAAAATGTTGAAGGAACAAGGTCTGGCGCCAACGATGGAAGCCGGAGACGAAGAATTGTTAGCAGCAGGGAAACCAGACTTTTTAGGGATCAATTACTATCAAACGAATACAGTCGTGTTTAATCCTCTTGATGGTGTCGGCATGGGCAAAATGAATACGACAGGAGAGAAAGGTTCCACGGAAGAATCTGGGTTGCCTGGTGTCTTCAAACGCGTTGAAAATCCTTTTGTTGAACGGACGAACTGGGATTGGGAAATCGATCCAGAAGGGTTGCGGATCGGACTAAGAAGAATTGCCAGTCGCTATCGGATTCCTGTATTGATCACTGAAAACGGTCTTGGTGAATATGATAAGCTGACCGAAGACAAAGAAATCCATGATGATTACCGGATCGATTATTTGAACAGCCATGTGCATGCGATCAAAGAAGCAATCACTGACGGCGTAGAAGTTCTAGGCTACTGCACGTGGTCTTATACAGATCTTTTGAGCTGGTTGAATGGCTACCAAAAGCGCTATGGTTTTGTGTACGTTGAACAAGATGAAAACCAAAATGGCACACTGAATCGTTATAAAAAAGACAGCTTTTACTGGTATCAAAAAGTGATCAGTGAAAATGGTGCGAATGTTTAA
- the xylA gene encoding xylose isomerase encodes MNYFPQVEKVVYEGPKTENMFAFRHYNADEVILGKTMKEQLRFAVAYWHTMTQDGADPFGKPVNIRTWETSDPMETAKNRVEAFFELLVKLDVEYFCFHDVDIAPTGNSLEEFFANIDEITDLIQVKMNETGIKLLWNTANMFSDPRYTNGAASSNNAEVFAYAAAQVKKGLDISKKLGGENYVFWGGREGYESLLNTDMKLEQENIARLFKMAVAYTKEINHQVQFLIEPKPKEPTKHQYDFDAATAMAFLQKYDLTNDFKLNLEANHATLAGHTFEHELTVARCYEALGSIDANQGDMLLGWDTDEFPTNIYDTTLAMYEILENGGIAPGGINFDSKVRRSSFEMEDLLLAHIAGMDTFARGLKAAAKLKEDRFFDDLKEQRYASYRSGIGAKILGDQETLESLTEYALTHDDVRLESSHLEYVKSRLNDYLV; translated from the coding sequence ATGAATTATTTTCCACAGGTAGAAAAAGTTGTATATGAAGGTCCTAAAACAGAGAATATGTTTGCTTTCCGTCATTACAATGCGGATGAAGTGATTCTTGGGAAAACAATGAAAGAACAGTTACGCTTTGCTGTTGCTTACTGGCATACGATGACACAAGATGGGGCTGATCCATTTGGTAAGCCAGTCAATATTCGAACATGGGAAACAAGTGATCCAATGGAAACGGCGAAAAATAGAGTAGAGGCGTTTTTTGAACTCTTGGTTAAGCTGGATGTAGAGTATTTTTGCTTTCATGATGTCGACATTGCGCCTACAGGAAATTCATTAGAAGAATTTTTCGCCAATATTGATGAAATCACAGATTTGATTCAAGTGAAAATGAATGAAACCGGTATCAAATTATTGTGGAATACAGCGAATATGTTTTCTGATCCTCGTTATACGAATGGTGCGGCTTCTTCAAATAATGCTGAGGTGTTTGCTTATGCTGCAGCACAAGTGAAAAAAGGCTTGGACATCAGTAAAAAACTTGGTGGTGAAAATTATGTATTTTGGGGCGGACGTGAAGGCTATGAGTCGCTATTAAATACAGATATGAAGCTGGAACAAGAGAATATTGCCCGTTTATTCAAGATGGCAGTCGCTTATACCAAAGAAATAAACCATCAAGTTCAATTCTTGATCGAACCAAAACCAAAAGAGCCAACGAAACATCAATACGATTTTGATGCAGCTACAGCGATGGCCTTTTTACAAAAATATGATCTGACAAACGACTTTAAATTGAATTTAGAAGCCAATCATGCGACGTTGGCTGGCCACACCTTTGAACATGAGTTAACTGTTGCCCGTTGTTATGAAGCGCTTGGTTCGATCGATGCCAATCAGGGAGACATGTTATTAGGTTGGGATACAGATGAATTTCCAACGAATATTTATGATACAACTTTAGCGATGTACGAAATTTTAGAAAATGGCGGTATTGCACCTGGCGGCATCAATTTTGATTCGAAGGTTCGTCGTTCATCGTTTGAAATGGAGGATTTATTATTAGCTCATATCGCAGGGATGGATACTTTTGCCCGCGGCTTGAAAGCAGCAGCGAAATTGAAAGAAGATCGCTTCTTCGATGATTTGAAAGAACAACGGTATGCGTCTTATCGATCAGGGATCGGCGCAAAAATTCTTGGTGATCAGGAAACACTAGAAAGTTTAACAGAATATGCACTGACACATGATGATGTTCGTTTAGAGTCTAGTCACTTGGAGTATGTAAAATCACGTTTGAACGACTATTTAGTCTAA
- a CDS encoding ABC transporter substrate-binding protein: MKRSKLILSATVVAAVGLLLGACGNGGGSASSKDTTTVDVFNIKVETKDQLDELAKKYEESHDGVKINVTTVGGGQDANAALQSKFSSGDEPSVFLLGGLADVEKWGDSLADLSDTKLAKTAIEGTLDGATKDGKVYGLPMNIEGFGLLINKELFKKAGVDVEGIKSYQDFEKAVKTLDSKKEDLGMKAVFGFSAKEFWVVSQYSAHFTSPEFDDNLQKIYDAKTIDFKYGDQFKKYTDLINKYNVQPILSLDYSTSVEEDFANDQVAIVHQGNWIVPTLNSLDPEFTQDKLGILPLYVKDDTDGKIAAGAPWYWGVNKNKDEKVVEASKDFLEWLYTDKDAMKVVTDEMEFIPAYTNFSSDAISDPTSKQIFDYLSDGKVVPWAHNQYPDGFSQTQFYPEFQKYLNGDISWDEVLTKGKEAWASDRK, encoded by the coding sequence ATGAAACGTAGTAAACTTATTCTTTCAGCAACAGTTGTAGCGGCAGTAGGTTTATTGTTAGGTGCGTGTGGAAATGGCGGCGGCAGTGCAAGTTCAAAAGATACGACAACAGTGGATGTCTTCAATATCAAAGTCGAAACAAAAGATCAGTTGGATGAATTAGCTAAGAAATATGAAGAAAGCCATGACGGAGTCAAGATCAATGTAACAACCGTGGGCGGCGGACAAGATGCGAATGCAGCATTACAGTCTAAGTTTTCTTCCGGCGATGAGCCAAGTGTGTTCCTTTTAGGTGGTTTAGCAGACGTAGAAAAATGGGGCGATAGCCTAGCGGATTTAAGCGATACGAAATTAGCAAAAACAGCGATTGAAGGAACTTTAGATGGTGCGACAAAAGATGGCAAAGTTTATGGTTTACCAATGAATATTGAAGGTTTCGGCTTATTGATCAATAAAGAGTTGTTTAAAAAAGCAGGCGTCGATGTTGAAGGTATCAAATCATACCAAGATTTTGAAAAAGCTGTAAAAACGTTAGACAGCAAAAAAGAGGACCTAGGAATGAAAGCGGTTTTTGGCTTTAGTGCGAAGGAATTTTGGGTAGTCAGCCAATACAGCGCTCATTTTACGTCACCAGAATTTGATGATAATTTACAAAAAATCTACGATGCGAAAACGATCGATTTTAAATATGGGGATCAATTCAAAAAATACACAGATTTGATCAATAAATACAACGTACAACCGATTTTATCGTTAGACTACAGCACATCAGTTGAAGAAGATTTCGCTAATGATCAAGTAGCGATCGTCCATCAAGGAAACTGGATCGTGCCAACATTGAACAGTTTAGATCCAGAATTTACTCAAGACAAATTAGGAATTTTGCCATTGTACGTAAAAGACGATACCGATGGAAAAATCGCAGCTGGTGCTCCTTGGTATTGGGGTGTGAATAAAAACAAAGATGAGAAAGTCGTAGAAGCAAGTAAGGATTTCTTGGAATGGCTGTATACCGATAAAGATGCAATGAAAGTTGTAACGGATGAAATGGAATTTATTCCGGCATACACAAACTTCTCATCTGATGCGATCAGTGATCCGACCTCAAAACAAATTTTTGATTATCTATCAGATGGAAAAGTTGTTCCTTGGGCGCATAATCAATACCCTGACGGATTTTCTCAAACACAGTTTTATCCTGAGTTCCAAAAATATTTGAATGGAGATATCAGCTGGGACGAAGTGCTGACGAAAGGCAAAGAAGCTTGGGCGTCTGATCGTAAATAA
- the yicI gene encoding alpha-xylosidase, with amino-acid sequence MKFTDGYWMTKEGFTIQSPKEVFSYQKNQDSVVLYAPYKKIERRGDTLNLGMSTITLSSPQTDMISVKIVHHDKNDLGPNFELTKTEVQPIIEETAEQLSFTAGKLKTTVALADKFQLRFFGDEQLLTESKFGAQGEITHVSGKHFMREQLSLGIDEQLYGLGERFTPFIKNGQTVDSWNEDGGTGSEQAYKNIPFYLSSNGYGVFVNHPEKVSFEMASENVSRAQFSVEGEALEYIVIYGPTPKEILEKYTNLTGKPALPPAWSFGLWLSTSFTTDYSEETVMTFIDGMLERDIPLEVFHFDCFWMKAFEWCNFKWDEDLFPDPKGMLQRIHDKGIKVCVWINPYIGQKSPLFEEGRKNGYFLKQEDGNVWQWDMWQAGQGIVDFTNPEAVKWYQGYLAELLDMGVDSFKTDFGERIPTDAVYFDGSDPNKAHNYYSYLYNEAVFSLLEEKRGKNEAVLFARSGTVGSQKFPVHWGGDNLSEYVSMTETLRGGLSFLLSGFGFWSHDIGGFEENASADIYKRWTQFGLLSTHSRYHGNIEYRVPWNYDEEAVEVTRKFTKLKVQLMPYLYQQAVYTATTGVPMMRPVFMEYPKDRNSYFVDKQYFLGDNLLVAPVFTETGDVSYYLPEGRWTQLLDHSFKAIDRNGQWQSERHDYLSLPVWVKENTILVTAKNEHPSVVYDYNQDLAIHCYQLSNGVHEQLIVNSSGNPLAKIIIEKDNKHVVIRTEGLVGENDVYIHENERVIKDRLTETKQMIEISAN; translated from the coding sequence ATGAAGTTTACAGATGGTTATTGGATGACAAAAGAGGGGTTTACGATCCAGTCCCCTAAAGAAGTTTTTTCTTATCAGAAAAATCAGGATTCTGTCGTTTTATATGCACCTTATAAGAAAATTGAACGGCGTGGTGATACGCTCAATTTAGGAATGAGCACGATTACATTATCAAGCCCTCAAACAGATATGATTTCAGTAAAAATCGTTCATCATGATAAAAATGATCTAGGGCCGAATTTTGAGCTAACGAAGACTGAGGTTCAGCCGATTATTGAAGAAACAGCGGAACAGCTATCTTTTACTGCGGGAAAACTAAAAACGACTGTTGCTTTGGCGGACAAATTTCAGTTGCGTTTCTTTGGTGATGAACAATTATTAACTGAATCAAAATTTGGCGCTCAAGGGGAAATTACACATGTCAGTGGGAAACATTTTATGCGAGAGCAGCTTTCTTTAGGGATCGATGAACAGCTTTATGGTTTAGGTGAACGTTTTACACCATTTATCAAAAATGGCCAAACCGTTGATAGTTGGAACGAAGATGGTGGAACGGGCAGTGAGCAGGCCTATAAAAATATTCCTTTTTATCTAAGCAGCAATGGCTATGGTGTGTTCGTCAACCATCCCGAAAAAGTTTCATTTGAAATGGCTTCTGAGAATGTTTCAAGGGCACAATTCAGTGTGGAAGGTGAAGCGCTGGAGTATATCGTCATTTATGGACCAACACCAAAAGAAATCTTGGAAAAATACACCAACTTGACGGGGAAACCAGCCTTGCCGCCAGCATGGTCCTTTGGTCTATGGTTATCCACTTCATTTACAACAGATTATAGTGAAGAAACAGTCATGACCTTCATTGATGGCATGTTGGAAAGAGACATTCCGTTGGAAGTATTCCATTTTGATTGTTTTTGGATGAAGGCTTTTGAATGGTGTAATTTTAAGTGGGATGAAGACTTGTTCCCGGATCCTAAAGGTATGCTTCAGCGTATCCATGACAAAGGTATCAAAGTTTGTGTGTGGATCAATCCGTATATTGGGCAAAAATCGCCGTTGTTTGAGGAAGGCAGGAAAAATGGGTATTTCTTAAAGCAAGAAGATGGCAATGTTTGGCAATGGGATATGTGGCAGGCTGGTCAAGGAATCGTTGATTTTACGAATCCAGAAGCAGTGAAGTGGTATCAAGGTTATTTAGCTGAATTGCTGGATATGGGTGTAGATAGTTTTAAAACAGACTTCGGCGAACGGATCCCGACAGATGCCGTTTATTTTGACGGCTCGGATCCGAACAAAGCACACAATTATTACAGTTATTTATACAACGAAGCCGTCTTCTCGCTTTTAGAAGAAAAGCGTGGGAAAAATGAAGCGGTGCTGTTTGCCCGTTCTGGAACCGTTGGGTCTCAAAAATTCCCGGTCCACTGGGGAGGCGATAATTTATCCGAATATGTATCGATGACAGAAACCTTAAGAGGCGGGTTGTCCTTCTTATTATCAGGATTTGGTTTTTGGAGCCATGATATTGGCGGATTCGAAGAAAATGCGTCGGCAGATATTTACAAACGCTGGACACAATTCGGTCTACTTTCAACTCACAGTCGTTACCACGGCAATATCGAATACAGGGTTCCTTGGAATTATGATGAAGAAGCGGTGGAAGTTACTAGAAAATTCACGAAACTTAAGGTTCAACTGATGCCATATCTTTACCAACAAGCTGTTTACACGGCAACAACTGGTGTACCGATGATGCGTCCTGTTTTTATGGAGTACCCAAAAGACCGCAACAGCTACTTTGTAGATAAACAATATTTCTTAGGTGATAACTTGCTGGTAGCACCTGTCTTCACAGAAACGGGTGACGTTTCGTATTATTTACCAGAAGGTAGATGGACTCAGCTGCTAGATCACTCATTCAAGGCAATCGATCGCAACGGTCAGTGGCAAAGCGAACGGCATGATTATTTAAGTCTGCCTGTTTGGGTCAAAGAAAATACAATTTTAGTCACGGCAAAAAATGAGCATCCAAGTGTGGTTTATGACTACAATCAAGATTTGGCCATTCATTGTTATCAATTATCAAATGGCGTTCACGAACAACTTATTGTAAATAGTAGTGGAAATCCTCTTGCTAAGATTATAATAGAGAAGGATAATAAACATGTGGTGATTCGTACCGAAGGTTTGGTCGGAGAAAATGACGTGTACATCCACGAAAATGAGCGTGTGATCAAAGATCGATTAACAGAAACGAAACAAATGATCGAGATCAGCGCAAACTAA
- a CDS encoding ROK family transcriptional regulator, translating to MVVNKYKIREQNESLVLKGIIDHENISRAELSTLTGLNKASVSSITKTLLDDGLIFETGIGSASIQGGRKPIMLQFNPKAAAILSFDIGIDYLKGSLAYLDGTEILSLQKKRITVDAKTVMPLLEQAIEELSIKANVEIVGLCTAVHGIVNENSIVFTPYYDLDTVDLYQELTARYDYPIFIENEANLASLGEYVFSLDSKTLVSLSIHSGIGAGIVDHGILRKGQYGEAGEIGHSILYPNGKKCPCGNHGCLEQYASNSVLYETLAKVKKLDYVDSAIVKRLLDQADEETLQELNMNAFLLSVGINNIIAVYDPEVVVINSSIYRNSPALLSVVENHLTSRIARKVLIQNSALGSQATLYGGIALCCQNFLNIRELKFHSRNSQG from the coding sequence ATGGTTGTAAATAAATACAAAATACGTGAACAAAATGAATCACTTGTCTTAAAAGGCATCATCGATCATGAAAATATCTCCCGAGCAGAGCTATCAACTCTGACTGGATTAAACAAAGCATCAGTCTCTTCTATCACCAAAACACTGTTGGATGATGGTTTGATCTTTGAAACAGGTATCGGCTCTGCCAGTATACAAGGCGGGCGTAAACCAATTATGCTCCAATTCAATCCAAAGGCAGCTGCGATTTTATCCTTTGATATCGGTATCGATTATTTAAAGGGCTCACTTGCCTATCTTGACGGAACAGAAATTTTATCTTTACAAAAGAAACGAATCACTGTTGATGCTAAAACAGTCATGCCTTTATTAGAACAAGCAATCGAGGAGTTATCTATCAAAGCAAACGTAGAGATCGTTGGTTTATGCACAGCAGTTCATGGAATCGTCAATGAAAATTCGATTGTTTTTACGCCCTATTATGATTTAGATACAGTCGATCTTTACCAAGAATTAACGGCCCGTTATGATTACCCGATTTTTATAGAAAATGAAGCGAACCTTGCTTCATTGGGTGAATATGTTTTTTCTTTGGATTCTAAAACACTAGTCAGTTTAAGCATCCATAGTGGTATTGGCGCAGGGATCGTCGACCATGGAATTTTACGTAAAGGACAATATGGGGAAGCTGGTGAAATCGGTCATTCTATCTTATATCCCAATGGAAAAAAATGCCCTTGCGGTAATCACGGCTGTCTAGAGCAATATGCTTCAAACTCCGTTTTATATGAAACATTAGCCAAAGTTAAGAAGCTAGATTATGTAGATTCCGCTATCGTTAAAAGATTGCTTGATCAAGCTGATGAAGAAACGCTACAAGAACTAAACATGAATGCTTTTTTACTAAGTGTCGGAATCAATAATATCATCGCTGTTTACGACCCAGAGGTAGTGGTGATCAATAGTTCTATTTACCGCAACAGTCCTGCTCTACTTTCTGTCGTCGAGAATCATTTAACCAGTAGAATCGCCCGTAAAGTACTGATTCAAAATAGTGCCTTAGGCAGCCAAGCTACTCTTTACGGCGGGATTGCTTTATGTTGTCAAAATTTCTTAAATATCAGAGAATTGAAATTTCATTCACGAAATAGTCAGGGATAA
- the xylB gene encoding xylulokinase, with protein sequence MSYVIGIDLGTGSVKGLVVNQAGKVVLEAAENYPLYHPEKGYSEQDPADWLNGTKQVLKRLIKKMPELKEQLEGISFSGQMHSLVLLDHNDQPLRNAILWNDVRTTKQCEEITEILGEQLLVKTKNLALEGFTLPKLLWVKEHEPDLWTQAAHFLLPKDYVAFWLTGNKQMELSDAAGTLLLNVMDQKWDLEIADAFGITHELLPTLVSSIDKVGTINKSLCEELGIKNSVEVFAGGADNACAALGAGIINQERGLCSIGTSGVFLAYEGIEEQQYQGKLHFFNHVIPKAYYSMGVTLAAGQSLTWFKETFAKERSFDDLLHGARKSPIGANGLLFTPYIMGERTPHVDSQIRGSFIGIDASQEITDFTRAVLEGITFSLRDAQVLMETVAGKRFKEIVSVGGGAKSDLWMQIQADIFNTKIVTLKTEQGPGLGAAMLAAVGCGWFKTVEECAATFVDYDREYFPDEKAAMQYEKIYHLYAQVYPQTRELCHQLK encoded by the coding sequence ATGTCCTATGTAATTGGTATCGATTTAGGAACTGGCTCAGTCAAGGGCCTGGTGGTAAATCAAGCAGGTAAGGTAGTTTTAGAAGCTGCCGAAAATTATCCGTTATATCATCCAGAAAAAGGCTATAGTGAACAAGATCCAGCAGATTGGCTGAATGGAACCAAGCAAGTATTGAAGCGATTGATCAAAAAAATGCCAGAGCTAAAAGAACAGTTGGAGGGCATCAGCTTTTCCGGTCAAATGCATAGTTTGGTATTGCTGGATCATAACGATCAGCCTTTGAGAAACGCTATTTTATGGAATGATGTACGTACGACAAAGCAATGTGAAGAAATCACTGAAATCTTGGGAGAACAATTGCTTGTAAAAACGAAAAATTTAGCCTTAGAAGGGTTTACCTTACCTAAACTGCTTTGGGTCAAAGAGCATGAACCTGATCTTTGGACGCAGGCAGCGCATTTCCTTTTGCCGAAAGATTATGTCGCTTTTTGGCTGACAGGAAATAAGCAGATGGAGCTTTCTGATGCAGCTGGGACTTTATTATTGAATGTGATGGATCAAAAATGGGATCTTGAGATAGCAGATGCTTTTGGAATTACTCATGAATTGCTGCCGACACTCGTTTCTTCAATCGATAAAGTAGGCACGATAAACAAATCTTTATGTGAAGAGTTAGGAATCAAAAACAGTGTCGAGGTCTTTGCTGGTGGAGCTGATAACGCATGCGCGGCTCTCGGTGCGGGAATCATCAATCAAGAGCGGGGGTTATGCAGTATTGGTACTTCTGGTGTTTTTTTAGCATACGAGGGAATAGAGGAACAACAATATCAGGGCAAACTGCATTTCTTCAATCACGTGATCCCAAAGGCTTATTATTCAATGGGCGTCACTCTGGCTGCTGGTCAAAGCTTGACTTGGTTTAAAGAAACCTTTGCAAAAGAAAGGTCGTTTGACGATCTGCTTCACGGAGCAAGGAAAAGTCCTATTGGTGCAAATGGCTTATTATTTACACCTTATATCATGGGCGAACGTACGCCTCATGTAGATAGTCAAATCAGAGGGAGCTTTATCGGGATCGATGCGAGCCAAGAAATCACCGATTTTACCAGAGCGGTTTTAGAAGGAATTACTTTTTCTCTAAGAGATGCCCAAGTGTTGATGGAAACCGTTGCAGGGAAGCGATTTAAAGAAATTGTTTCGGTTGGCGGCGGGGCTAAAAGTGATCTTTGGATGCAAATACAAGCTGATATTTTTAATACGAAAATCGTGACATTAAAAACAGAGCAAGGTCCAGGTTTGGGCGCAGCCATGCTCGCTGCTGTGGGATGCGGCTGGTTCAAAACAGTGGAAGAATGTGCAGCAACGTTCGTCGATTATGACAGAGAATATTTCCCAGATGAAAAAGCAGCAATGCAATACGAAAAAATCTACCACTTATATGCGCAAGTCTATCCGCAAACGAGAGAGTTGTGTCATCAATTAAAATAA
- a CDS encoding carbohydrate ABC transporter permease → MNNKSKSFWFFLAPSLIGMAVVLFIPLITGAYYSMTDWNGIKVDQFLGLDNYIRAFQDERFLSSIWFTTKFSVVAILLVNVIGLGLALLVTQKADKLNNLFRTVFFMPNLIGGIILGFIWQFIFIKAFSAIGDATGIEFFKGWLSTTNTGFWGLVILFVWQMSGYIMIIYISFINNIPDEMIEAAEIDGATAWQTFWKIKFPMLAPAFTVSLFLTLSNAFKIYDQNLALTAGGPFDSTQMVAMNIVNEAFAVRNMGYAQAKAVIFLVIIAVISVVQISITRKREVDL, encoded by the coding sequence GTGAACAATAAATCAAAATCCTTTTGGTTCTTTTTGGCGCCTAGTCTGATTGGGATGGCAGTTGTTTTATTTATACCTTTGATCACAGGTGCCTACTATTCAATGACTGACTGGAATGGGATCAAAGTGGATCAGTTTCTAGGCTTAGATAATTATATTCGGGCGTTTCAGGATGAACGTTTTCTTAGCAGTATTTGGTTTACGACGAAGTTTTCTGTCGTTGCTATTCTGTTGGTCAATGTGATTGGGCTTGGCTTGGCGCTATTAGTGACGCAAAAAGCGGATAAATTGAATAACCTGTTTCGAACGGTTTTCTTTATGCCTAATTTGATCGGTGGGATCATTTTAGGGTTCATCTGGCAGTTTATTTTTATCAAAGCATTTTCTGCTATTGGGGATGCGACAGGGATCGAGTTTTTCAAAGGCTGGCTATCGACGACGAATACAGGTTTTTGGGGTCTGGTCATTTTATTCGTTTGGCAAATGAGTGGTTATATTATGATCATCTATATTTCATTCATCAATAATATTCCAGATGAGATGATCGAAGCAGCAGAAATCGATGGGGCAACAGCGTGGCAAACATTTTGGAAAATCAAGTTTCCAATGCTGGCACCTGCCTTTACCGTTAGCTTGTTTTTGACGCTATCGAATGCGTTTAAAATTTATGACCAAAACTTAGCATTAACAGCAGGTGGTCCATTTGATTCGACGCAAATGGTGGCAATGAATATCGTCAATGAAGCCTTTGCGGTGAGAAATATGGGTTATGCGCAAGCGAAAGCCGTGATCTTCTTGGTTATCATCGCTGTGATTTCAGTCGTTCAAATCAGTATTACTAGAAAGCGGGAGGTTGACCTATGA
- a CDS encoding carbohydrate ABC transporter permease: protein MRKQKQRKALWIKLLGIGLTLLWLYPFYLIVVNSFKTKSEIFKNTLSVPQNFTTENYPVAFEKLDFFRSAFNSILITGISLFVIVVCTSMAAYALSRNKSKLSNTLYFVIAIGLLIPFQAIMIPLVSFFGKANMLNRPGLVIMYLGLASSMAIFLYFGALRSIPQSLDEAATIDGASKFQIYWYIILPLLKPTTVTVIVLNAIWFWNDYLLPSLVINKEGMYTIPLKMFYFFGQYSKQWHLALAALFIAIIPIIILYVFLQKYIIKGISDGAVK from the coding sequence ATGAGAAAGCAAAAACAAAGAAAAGCACTCTGGATCAAGCTTCTTGGGATTGGTTTGACACTTTTATGGCTGTATCCGTTTTATTTGATCGTTGTCAATTCATTCAAAACAAAATCTGAGATTTTTAAGAATACATTGAGTGTGCCGCAGAATTTTACAACAGAAAATTATCCAGTCGCTTTTGAAAAGCTGGATTTCTTTAGAAGTGCCTTCAATTCAATTTTGATTACAGGTATTTCATTGTTTGTGATCGTCGTTTGTACCTCTATGGCTGCTTATGCGTTGTCTCGAAATAAAAGCAAGTTGAGTAATACCTTGTATTTTGTGATTGCGATTGGGTTATTGATCCCCTTTCAAGCAATTATGATCCCTTTGGTTTCTTTCTTTGGAAAGGCCAATATGCTGAACCGTCCGGGACTTGTGATCATGTATCTTGGATTAGCCAGCAGTATGGCGATTTTTCTGTACTTTGGGGCTTTAAGAAGCATACCGCAGTCATTGGATGAAGCAGCAACGATCGACGGTGCTTCAAAGTTTCAAATTTATTGGTATATCATCTTGCCATTATTAAAGCCAACGACTGTCACAGTTATCGTGTTGAATGCGATCTGGTTTTGGAATGATTACTTACTTCCTTCTTTGGTGATCAATAAAGAAGGCATGTACACTATCCCGCTGAAGATGTTTTATTTCTTCGGGCAATATTCAAAACAATGGCATTTAGCTCTGGCGGCGCTGTTTATTGCGATTATTCCGATCATCATTCTTTACGTGTTCCTGCAAAAGTATATCATCAAAGGAATTTCGGATGGTGCGGTGAAGTAA